The following are encoded in a window of Ruminiclostridium herbifermentans genomic DNA:
- a CDS encoding DUF1540 domain-containing protein, whose amino-acid sequence MNDINPSIGCTVTSCKYHSDTQDYCALQKIQVGTHEPNPTKAECTDCQSFSKK is encoded by the coding sequence ATGAACGATATTAATCCAAGCATAGGTTGTACTGTTACTAGCTGTAAATATCATAGTGACACACAGGACTATTGTGCATTGCAAAAGATTCAAGTAGGTACTCATGAACCTAATCCTACCAAAGCTGAATGCACAGATTGCCAATCCTTTAGTAAAAAGTAA
- a CDS encoding YdbC family protein has product MPDIKYEINKRIGVLSENAKGWVKEINLVSWNDRAPKYDIREWSPEHDKMGKGVTLSREELLELKNILNSIDI; this is encoded by the coding sequence ATGCCTGATATAAAATATGAAATAAATAAAAGAATAGGAGTCTTATCAGAAAATGCTAAAGGTTGGGTAAAGGAAATAAACCTTGTTAGCTGGAACGATAGAGCTCCTAAGTATGATATAAGAGAATGGTCTCCAGAACATGATAAGATGGGTAAGGGTGTGACTTTATCTCGAGAAGAACTGCTAGAATTAAAGAATATATTAAATAGCATTGATATCTAG
- a CDS encoding UPF0182 family protein has protein sequence MIYDYYKEKEKKQYKGKIAILVIAVIAIIGIILGSSIYMELIQLKELNQQADYTMVFTKNLLYKVIFSLASFVVISLLIFITNVAIIKNLKKYFANINLEPRRLINVPVALIIGIIGSYLCKDFFYNKALLFLNSIDFGRVDPQFGQDIGYYIFQRPFYMSLFSFISNLWLFIVIYSVIYYLMVILAALGESFNLKEFRDKTILRHNLINVAIYFVLKTISYKFQREALLFSAFTDTGISGAGYSNTNIWIKFYTIAPVIVLAIVILAGFFMWRGKLKKAAISIAIYPALFILVSIISTLVQTLIVRPNEFEYEKNYLQHNMIETRAAYGLDKIKTYDFKTIEDLTPEIIERNRNTIDNIRVVDYAPTLESNKQLQSNTNFYTFTTGDILNYTVNGKEIPVLISAREINTSKLQNQNFVNKTFKYTHGYGVVVNPINTTTDQGQVEFLVSGLKMDTVDKNTLNIKEPRIYYGELTNNYVIVSPKEAGKEAEIDYDGTVATYFNSTNTEDGKDAKKIKLNLFNRILFSAKYMDANLLVSSNISSDSQILLNRNVVERAQKGVPFLKVDSDPALTITSDGRLKWVLDAYTVSSNYPYAQNFYTDSDEADLRALNGMNYIRNSVKVTVDAYDGNVKYYIIDETDPIIQAYKKVYPGVFSEEPLPEDITSHMRYPETLFKVQTEVLKKYHLDPDKPENISTFYTNQDLWSIAKYPDKSSPSGVREIDSYYNMIKLPGDLGTKEELILMRPFTPSADKHNMTSWLAVRNAKEDYGKMILFNFPKDTNILGPDQVENNINAISEISQNLTLWGQGSSKTFKGSLLVIPIENSVLYVEPIYIQSNSTSSIPQVKTIIVGYQQGNDFKHGIGDNLNAAIADLFNGSVKPTENKIPTVDQETGDIKTPDGEDKADVTTPDTNAGDNKGNEGNETVPPTDNDSQGAIDEAKLDELQKKLDALMKQSQEINELIESLRKSK, from the coding sequence ATGATATATGATTATTATAAGGAAAAAGAGAAAAAACAGTATAAGGGCAAAATAGCAATATTGGTGATAGCTGTAATTGCCATTATCGGTATTATACTAGGAAGTTCAATATATATGGAACTTATACAATTAAAGGAGTTAAATCAGCAGGCAGATTATACCATGGTTTTTACTAAAAATCTGCTGTATAAGGTGATATTCTCTTTAGCAAGCTTTGTAGTTATTTCATTATTAATTTTTATTACTAATGTTGCAATAATTAAAAATTTGAAAAAATATTTTGCAAATATCAATTTAGAACCTAGAAGATTGATTAATGTGCCAGTAGCTCTTATTATTGGAATTATAGGTTCGTATTTATGTAAAGATTTCTTTTATAACAAGGCATTGCTATTTTTGAATTCTATAGATTTCGGCAGAGTAGATCCACAATTTGGACAGGATATTGGTTATTATATTTTTCAAAGACCATTTTACATGTCACTGTTTAGCTTTATATCAAATTTGTGGTTGTTTATAGTTATTTATTCAGTTATATACTATTTGATGGTAATATTAGCAGCCTTGGGTGAATCTTTTAACCTGAAGGAGTTCAGGGATAAAACAATACTTAGACATAACCTGATTAATGTTGCTATCTATTTTGTACTTAAAACTATCTCTTATAAATTTCAAAGAGAGGCTCTTTTGTTTTCTGCTTTCACAGACACAGGTATAAGTGGCGCAGGCTATTCAAATACAAATATATGGATTAAGTTTTATACAATCGCGCCTGTAATAGTATTAGCCATTGTTATATTGGCAGGCTTTTTTATGTGGAGGGGTAAGCTAAAGAAAGCTGCCATCTCAATAGCCATATATCCAGCTCTTTTTATATTGGTTTCAATAATTTCTACTTTAGTTCAGACATTAATAGTTAGGCCTAATGAATTTGAATATGAAAAGAATTATTTGCAGCATAATATGATTGAAACAAGAGCTGCTTATGGTCTTGATAAAATAAAAACATATGATTTTAAAACAATAGAAGACTTGACTCCTGAAATAATTGAGAGAAATAGAAATACAATTGATAATATTAGGGTGGTTGACTATGCACCAACACTCGAAAGTAACAAACAGCTACAAAGCAATACAAACTTTTACACTTTTACTACAGGAGATATTTTAAACTATACAGTAAATGGTAAGGAAATTCCAGTGCTTATTTCAGCAAGAGAAATAAATACATCTAAGCTGCAAAATCAAAATTTCGTAAATAAGACCTTTAAATATACTCATGGCTATGGTGTGGTTGTAAATCCAATAAACACAACAACAGACCAAGGTCAGGTTGAGTTTTTGGTTAGTGGTCTCAAAATGGACACAGTAGATAAGAATACTCTTAATATAAAAGAACCAAGAATATACTATGGTGAACTTACAAACAATTATGTTATAGTTAGTCCGAAAGAAGCAGGGAAAGAAGCCGAAATTGATTATGATGGAACAGTTGCAACTTATTTTAATTCTACCAATACAGAAGATGGCAAGGATGCAAAGAAAATCAAACTAAATCTGTTCAATAGAATATTATTCTCAGCTAAATACATGGATGCAAACTTACTTGTATCAAGTAATATCTCATCTGACTCGCAAATACTCTTAAATAGAAATGTAGTTGAAAGAGCGCAGAAGGGTGTACCTTTCTTAAAGGTTGATTCAGACCCTGCTTTGACAATTACTTCAGATGGAAGGCTTAAATGGGTTTTAGATGCATATACAGTTTCAAGTAATTATCCATATGCTCAAAATTTCTATACAGATAGTGATGAGGCCGATTTAAGAGCACTTAATGGAATGAACTATATTAGAAATTCTGTTAAGGTAACTGTTGATGCCTATGATGGCAATGTTAAATATTATATTATTGATGAAACTGATCCTATTATTCAAGCTTATAAAAAGGTTTACCCTGGCGTATTTTCAGAGGAACCTCTTCCAGAGGATATAACCTCACATATGAGATATCCGGAAACTTTATTTAAAGTTCAAACAGAAGTGCTGAAAAAATATCATTTAGATCCAGACAAACCTGAAAATATTTCAACATTTTATACAAATCAGGACTTGTGGTCAATAGCTAAATATCCTGATAAAAGCAGTCCTTCTGGAGTCAGGGAAATAGATTCTTATTATAATATGATTAAGCTTCCCGGTGATTTAGGTACAAAAGAAGAACTGATATTAATGAGACCTTTTACTCCTTCTGCTGATAAACACAATATGACGTCATGGCTTGCAGTTAGGAATGCAAAGGAAGATTATGGAAAAATGATATTATTCAACTTCCCTAAAGATACCAATATACTTGGTCCAGATCAGGTTGAAAACAATATAAATGCAATTAGTGAAATTTCACAAAATTTAACACTGTGGGGGCAAGGAAGTTCTAAGACATTTAAGGGTAGTCTGCTTGTTATACCTATTGAAAACAGTGTTCTGTATGTGGAACCAATATATATTCAATCAAATAGTACTTCATCAATTCCTCAGGTTAAAACCATTATAGTTGGATACCAGCAGGGAAATGATTTTAAGCATGGTATAGGTGATAATCTTAATGCTGCTATTGCTGATTTATTTAATGGTTCTGTAAAACCTACTGAAAATAAGATACCTACAGTAGACCAAGAAACTGGGGATATCAAAACTCCTGATGGAGAAGATAAAGCTGATGTAACTACTCCAGATACAAATGCTGGCGATAATAAAGGAAATGAAGGAAATGAAACTGTTCCTCCAACAGATAATGATTCTCAAGGGGCTATAGATGAAGCAAAACTAGACGAACTTCAAAAGAAGCTCGATGCATTAATGAAGCAGTCACAAGAAATAAATGAACTAATTGAAAGCTTAAGAAAGAGTAAATAG